In a genomic window of Urocitellus parryii isolate mUroPar1 chromosome 2, mUroPar1.hap1, whole genome shotgun sequence:
- the Cysltr2 gene encoding cysteinyl leukotriene receptor 2: MGRRGRPETEESGLKGTGMWMKRKSRSELPGLEEQWNNDDKASSWFPKRFHLHHYHLFLLEPPSDMGSANWERKLTTWLLSSSTSEMASNETQDMGNCTTETFKGQFYPIAYLIIFVWGSLGNGLSIYVFLQTYKNSSSVNVFMLNLAISDLLFTSTLPFRADYYLRGSNWIFGDLSCRIMSYSLYVNMYTSIYFLTVLSVVRFLATVHPFRLLHVTSFRTAWILCGIIWLFIMIASGMLLKRGSEPKGELISCLDLDPKKINNLLIMNYVALVVGFLLPFFTLTISYLLIIRVLSKVKLSELGLRASHRKAMITIIITLIIFLLCFLPYHSLRTLHLVTWDEKECGDGLHKAVVITLALAAANTCFNPFLYYFAGENFKDKLRAVFRKEHLQRATTKCSSPVCAWLKTETRV, encoded by the exons atggggaggagagggaggccaGAGACTGAAGAGAGCGGCCTGAAAGGCACAGGCATGTGGATGAAGCGCAAATCCAGGTCTGAGCTGCCTGGTCTTGAGGAGCAGTGGAACAATGACGATAAAGCCAGCTCGTGGTTTCCAAAGCGCTTTCACTTGCATCATTACCATCTGTTCCTCTTGGAGCCCCCTTCAGATATGGGGTCCGCCaa CTGGGAGAGAAAACTCACGACCTGGCTTCTGTCCAGCTCCACATCAGAAATGGCATCAAATGAAACCCAGGACATGGGGAACTGCACGACTGAAACCTTCAAGGGACAATTTTACCCCATCGCCTACCTAATCATATTTGTCTGGGGATCCTTGGGAAATGGCTTGTCCATATATGTTTTCCTGCAGACTTATAAGAATTCCTCATCTGTGAATGTCTTCATGCTCAACCTGGCCATTTCCGATCTCCTGTTCACAAGTACTCTGCCCTTCAGGGCTGACTACTATTTAAGAGGCTCCAACTGGATATTTGGGGACCTGTCCTGCAGAATTATGTCATACTCCTTGTACGTCAACATGTACACCAGCATTTATTTCCTGACTGTGCTCAGCGTTGTGCGTTTCCTAGCCACCGTTCACCCCTTCCGGCTTCTCCATGTCACCAGCTTCAGGACGGCTTGGATCCTCTGTGGGATCATATGGCTCTTTATCATGATTGCCTCAGGAATGCTGCTGAAGAGAGGCTCCGAGCCAAAGGGCGAGCTCATATCATGCTTGGATCTGGAtcccaaaaaaattaacaatctgCTGATCATGAACTACGTTGCCTTGGTGGTGGGCTTCCTGCTGCCGTTCTTCACACTCACCATCTCTTACCTGCTGATCATCCGGGTCCTGTCGAAGGTGAAGCTCTCGGAATTGGGTCTGCGGGCTTCTCACAGGAAGGCTAtgatcaccatcatcatcaccttgATCATCTTCCTCCTGTGTTTCCTGCCTTATCACTCGTTGAGGACCCTCCACCTGGTCACCTGGGATGAGAAGGAGTGCGGGGATGGGCTGCACAAAGCCGTGGTCATCACATTGGCCTTGGCGGCAGCCAACACCTGCTTCAATCCTTTCCTCTATTACTTTGCTGGGGAGAATTTCAAGGATAAATTAAGGGCTGTGTTCAGAAAAGAACATCTGCAGAGGGCAACGACAAAGTGCAGCTCTCCTGTTTGTGCGTGGCTGAAAACCGAAACGAGGGTGTAA